ttacatatgttAATGTCGAAGGCCATAAACAAATCCTTGTAAAAGATGAAACACTataatttcaaaagtaaaaatcttaaaacaattaGACTGTGtgtttttagttatatattacgTACCGAGTATAAAACTCTTAAGAgtaactcaagttcatacattCACTACATCCAATTGTCCATGGAAGTTActcaaaatttttgaagattGGTCCATTCGCATCTATCGTTTCTAAAGGACACTCAATTccaaaaaattacttattattcaGTAACTTATTACAttgaacaataaaaatatatattttaaatatctttttaatatattttaaaacgtcaaaatgAGTAGTAATCAATGCATTATGAAGACACAGTAGAggaataacacaaaaaaatcaagcagagaatccaaattcctTATTACACGACTAGAAATTAATGTATTAACGACTCCAAGAAATATAGGTTGTTATTTGCAACCGAATTAGTCACTGAATGATTTTTGTTGCAATCTGCTATCAATATAGcaacaaaatattattgtgtttacataaatttatttaacaactGAAATAGTGATCTTAACATATAATTGCTACAATTTAGTCATTAAATCGGTGACTATATTTCTACAAATGAACCTAGACTTTTTAGTAACCACATTGACAACCGATTAAATTTTCCATTAACATTAACATTATATTTTCCATTCTCAACACAAATTGTTAAATACGTGTCTACAAAACtgcatcatatatatatatatatatatatatatatatatatatatatatatatatatatatatatatatatatatatatatttacttcgAGCAAAACGTTTTCTCTCCAAGTATATCACGTTATCAGGGTATCACTTGTGAGCAAGTAGCTTGTGTGATTATGGAAGGAAGATTATCAGGATTGAGGAAAGGAGCATGGAGTCAAACTGAAGATGAGCGTCTCAGAGAATGCGTGCAACTCTATGGGGAAGGAAAATGGCACCTTGTTCCTCAAAGATCAGGTTTCTTTCAACTCTTTCTTTATATtatcctttttccttttcttcatttctttacATAACATTCTCATAAACATTTTTATGAGTCATATGATGTTATGTTTTGTACACGTAGGGTTGAACAGATGCAGGAAGAGTTGTAGGCTGAGATGGTTGAACTATTTGAAACCAAATATCAAGCGAGGTGATTTTAGTGAAGATGAGGTCGATTTGATCATCAGATTGCATAAGCTTTTGGGAAACAGGTTTCTATATATTTGCTGTATAAGATTTATTCAAACACATAAAACAAAcgaatacttttatattatgaGTATTATTTATAGAATATGTTTAATTTTCGTACACATATTCGACATTACAAAGGTCAACAGAATAGCAATCATGAAACGAAAAGTTTGTTGGATGCAGGTGGTCTCTGATCGCAGGAAGAATTCCGGGAAGAACTTCGAACGATGTGAAGAATTACTGGAACACCAACATGCGCCGCAAAGTACAATCTCACAGCAAAGATGAGGagaacaacaacaagaacaacGTGAAAGAATCCGAAAGAAGTTGGAAACCCCACCACCAAGTGATAAAGCCTGTGCCTCGAGCTTTGCCAAAAGCATCGCCCTTGGTGCAAAGGCAATTCATGAGTTGTTCGAAAGTTGGAGTTAGTGAAGCTGTTTCAGCAGCCTCTGAGAATTGGTGGGAAACTCTGTTAGATGAGAATGAAGATAACATTGCAGTTAACGACGACACGTGCTTCCCACGTGCAAAAGATGGATCCTTTGAACTTTGGAATGAAGAACTTGGTTCCATTGCTTCTGAGTTTCTTGCAGAAGGTGAAACATGGAAGGATTTTCTTCTTAATTAAGTTATCTCATTTGCCACTGCTCTTTTGTGTTACGAGTctctttaaattcaaatttgtaaaattgggTCTCTgactttctttttttgtaatataaGGACAAGTTGAAGTCGTCTGTATCCTactggtttctatttttttattcttaagaAGCAAAGTCGTCCTTGTATCAAACGGTTtcagtttatatataaaatgaagttgTCAGGAcacatgacgacttcacttcttgatttttatttacGGTTCTAATTTTTCTGTTATCATAAGTATGGTTTCAATTTTTCGAATCTTAtctaaaaacttttttatttgatttaacatcaaattaaatcACATTAATTAAATCACTGAATTGTTGGATTGATTTGACTTCTAATTTATTTCCATTTTCAAAGTCCTACACTCAATTATTAATATTGGTTTTGCGTCAAAAGCAtcctaaaattttgaataaaaaaaaagtaacacatGTATATGCTATTTTGACTTTAAAGAGAGAattatacaaaaacaaaaataaacttgaTTCAAAAGTAAAGTCATCATGTGTcctgacgacttcacttttttacATGAACGGAAACCATCTTGTATAAGGACgactttgttttaaaaaaaaaaatagaaatcgGTAAGAGACAGGACGATTTCACTTATAATGTCAGaaacatttttacaaatttggaTTGAAAGAGaccctaaaataaaaaaagtcccATCTCTCTCATGCCTTTGATTCTGAAGGCATGATGGACTTCAATTTCCTTcgtaattttatttactttagaaAAAAAGATCTTGCTAAATGCACtggttaagaaattaaaaaaatgatttttttgtaaattatggaAGAATGATGCATAAATGATTTTTGTGCATGCAAAAAGAATTTTACTTTAAGTTATTTAACGAGTGCCTTCTATTcgattaaaaaacatattgaaaaataatattttgataattaaattttgattacttttttatgatatgaggtgatattttttaaatgactttcatttttttattttctattttttttcatatttcaaaatcacttatAATGTTACCTTatattgtaagaaaaaattattaaaatttagtgattaaaatatcattctcCAAAAATATTCTTCACTTTTTATCTGTAGTGATTTATGCTATGTAAAGATAGCTCTATGACTCTCTTTattcaattttgaattttcgTGTCATTTGATCGTTCTAAAATTCTATTAAGTGGAAAAAGATCCATACATACTATAGGTCAGGCACACCTTTTAACAtgatataaaagtataattaaacataaacctccttttagaaatcaatattgttttagaaattaaaatcgTGAGATTGAATTAAACATAATCATTTCTATTAAGGACCTTTATGACTAATCTACAAACTTATTAACatagtaaatttatattagttatCACGatcatattatcataataaagaGTAATTAAGTACTTTTgggttaataaaaataatttttatattgacaatttagatttataataaaacttttgaTAGATAAATATGGTTTTAGTCTTTATATTTGAATGAATGCAAAATTGGAATAAGTGCATTTCGAACTTTGATTGATTTTTGTcctcaatttttaaaagtgaaagGATAAACCCTTTTAAGGTAACAATGCCATTTTTTTGGACTTGTTAAACGGcgtttcaaattcacatttgaGCTTAAACTTGTTAAAACGACGTAAACAATTCAGACATCATTCTGAAGCATGTTTTGACACGTCACAAAAATCTAATACAATTGGATTAGAAGacttatatttattcatttttatattttgggaACCAAACTGCATCAATGTTTAAGACATAGACGAACTTTAATTTCACGTCAAAGTTCAggtactaaaaacatatttaatccaaaatttaatctattaatCATTTTATTCATACAATAGTGGAGTTGATTTTAGTCTAACATAAAGATTCAAAcgttaaaaagtataattacaTTTATGTAAATAAGAGCAACTTTTTTGTGTTAGACCCCTTATGATCTAATATAAAAAGTCTCTTTTACAAGAGGTCTTATAAGGTCTAACATAGATTTACATCATATGTTATGAGGTCACACATAAATGAGTCTTTTTACATCTGACATTAAAGTGTCTAAcataaatgagtttttaaaattttgcatgcaacctttcttcctcatttttttcttttctgaaacTTATGTGCGCAACTTCTCTCTTTTCTAATGGCAACCTTGAGTACGGTGGAGGCTCCATATCGTTGACCAAAATAGCTCCTTTCTTCAGCTTTTTGTGGATGGTTTCTAGTGAAAAATGATGATGTCTAATTACATTTGTGAATTGAGGTTAGCTTTCTAAACTTACACTTTGTTTACATGGAaagcatgtttgttttttttaaaactcaatAATGTCTCCCATTATTGTTGGTTTTTCGAGATAGTTTGGTgtttcgtggtggtggtggctccAATTACACTTGTATTTTGTGGATTAAGTGGTTTtcaaattatgtattatatgtCTCCATGATATATGTTGTATATCTCCATAGATCATCATTGTATCATTGTATTATATATGGTGTTcgcattttcttaattttcataaaaaatttgagttaaggtgaataaaaaatatataattaattattaaaatagtttttaaatgtaaaatttgaaaaataaaatatgtacacaaaAAGAATTTTGAACATAACGATTAAAGACAAaagatgttttaaaataataattaattttaaaaataataattaaggataaaatggAAATATCGAAATGTGGGTACAAAAgaggttattttttttatatattgttatagatatggATACTTAATGATAACTATCTTATTCTATTAACACATAATACTAGATATAATACTTTATTCACTCTCTTAATTATGAATGAATGAAAGACGTATAGGCAAATGCATTCCACCCATTATTTCTTAAATGacattatttgttaaatgataaaaatgtaaCACAAATTATCACATCTATAAATGTAAATCTCATTACATGCATCTTATAAGTTCAtctatataaataattcaaaacacATCTTCTCATGCATAATatcaaatacaaattataaattttacatttcaacataacatcttttaaaatatacatttatttataaatatgtttacaCAAGTTTCACATATAAAGCTACTTTATGTCTACATTATctcactttttattatttattatgtattaatattttttattgaggttaaaagttatatatatatatatatatatatataaagttatattAAATCTACCAAATTAACTTTTGTATAGTTTGAAAGCTACAACGTTTATCTCAATTTTATATCCATAGTTAAGTTTCCTGTGAAATTTAAATCCGCAAGCaaggttttttttctttctgaattTGTGAATTTGTAATCAAATGGCGAAATTCGTGTTTCTCATTCAGTTCCATGCTGATTTAATTTGTGAAAAAGTTGTATACAAAAATTCATgcgaatttttaaaatatataagttcagttttaaaatatataaattcatgtGAAAAAGCACTAACCTAACCTAGCTTTGAGTTCATCTATTTcctataaaaaattgtttacttttcattttacttGTCGAAATTTAGTCAATCAAAATtgctaatttattaaaaattatcaaactaAAAGCTACCAAATTAAATAGAATTTATTTCTTAGTTGATTAAGTatctaacttttatatttaaaatgctacagttttttttttacctattcCCTTCATAACGTGATCTACTGCAAATTTAAAAATCAGAtaagaaaacaatattttttaataataacattccTTCGTACTGTTATCATTTTGCTGAAATACTGAgctttatttaagaaaaaaaaatgcaatgaatTGATTCCTTTATCGTGTTCCCACAATGTGAGAGACTCATTCCATAATTGAACACCCTAGCCCCTAGTCCTAGCCTTAACCCAACTCAACATTACCCAGAAACATGTTTCCACCAAATGGGACCTCATGCAAGCATGACAAGAATATATTATGTTTCACCTGTGTCTAGATCTTTTATAGCATTAAAGGTGGTTCAATCTTAATATACAttaatttctattatgaataaTGAACACTACAGCAGATTTACTTTTCATGGCAgttgaattaatatttaatgacaGTTTTATATTTGTCGTCGATCCAATCACTGTTCTGTGtttgaataattaataacgaTTTTAGAAccattattaaaagtaaaaaacaacGATAATTAGAATAAGTACTACACGAAAATggataaaagaaagaatataaatatgacAATGGTTATTACCGTTGTTTAAAGTCCACATACGATCATAGTTCATTACCAAATTTGTCATgataagttattttattatcatgatAATTGACTTGTGTGAAAGCGACAATCttgtacaaatttttaaatgtaaattcaTTTTACAATTAGATAGCAATTCAATAGTACAAATAGTACAAAGTAGTAatattttaaacacaaaatttaaattttatgaccTAATTGCCTACTACCCTAAAGAGTTGtcactattaaaaaaacatattttctaccaattatttttttaaatttaaaaaaagaaacacttgccaattttgttataaataatggTTTGCAAAAATTTACTTTcaattcttttacaaaatattttgcacaaaaaaaaatcgtaataaatgaaaaatatttgtgaattttataattttgtaaaaaataactATCCACAAAAGAATTACCTGTCAATTAAATTTCTTAAgaaaaatagcaaaaaaaagttgttttttggaaaattttataacaaatttgcaaaataaatttaatgaaatatgaaaaattctaGTAGTGTATATATGTTAAGTACTTAGCCCACATTTTTATAACATAAACTAATGCATTTGAGTCTAAAGGTTGTGTGTCGTTAAAAATCTAcaacaaatgaaatgaaattagaATAAGTTCATGTGtaagtaataaattatttataagattatTAGTGGATTATAGCATATATTTGATCCTAACCTCTTTTAATACCAGCTTGCATAATGATCGACCTTCATTGCATGGTATAGTAGTCAACACTTGTAGTCttccttttttgtttattaCATTATGCCCATACTAAAGATGTTTAGATCAATTAAATGATAatacaaaagtaaataaatgaGACAATACAGATACCATCAAGTACATATGAGCTTTTTTGAGTGCACCTAATCTACCACTCAATATGATATATCCATTGtaagatacaaaataaaaacatttcatGTTAGAAAATATGACATTATATATTCAAGGTCAATATAGTAAATAGGCGtttgttaaaataaacttaCAGATCTACTATTTGTTTAAAGTAATTGGGAGTTTTTTATGCAAGAAACAAAATCATACTGCTATGATCTTGCACTGGTATAACTAGGAGTTGTTAATGACACCAACATTGAAAATTAGTTACAACATATTTAAATTGTCAAACTATAATAAGTTATTTAATAAAGATGGACCtacttataaatatatggagTAAAGTAAATTTGTTTTTCCTCGCTTCAGTGTGGTATTGCTCATGTACATTTGTGTCTCTGACTTTTTGTTATGAATTGAGTGTCCATAAATCCATATATGTCTTGTTTTCCTTCCTCCAATCACAAACCATGCAAGGACATAAATTTGATACATTATTAATAACATATGTGTAATAAGGtaactaataaaaatgattttaaaattgatcTTGCATCATCCAAATTACACAATAAATATGTTTAACTCTTGATTACCTGATACAATCTCCATCAAATCAAACGTATACATGTACAATGGAGCTCACTCTTTCTACCAAAAATAGTAACATCCATGGAATCTATAGTGGGTTTATCCCTATGGTTGTAACAAccttaaacaaaatatattttttatctcataatTTCAATTAGGTAGAGTATTACTACTTCAAGCAATTCCTTTAAcaactaaaacaattttgtgaaatttttattagTCCATCCATTCAATGCTTTCAAATTCATCAACCTTAACATTGTTGATAATCGTGTGAAGTTAGTTGAAATACAATGTAACAAAGTCTCTACATCACTAGACATATTTTCATACAACACTTCAGTA
This region of Vigna unguiculata cultivar IT97K-499-35 chromosome 5, ASM411807v1, whole genome shotgun sequence genomic DNA includes:
- the LOC114186169 gene encoding transcription factor MYB90-like, with translation MEGRLSGLRKGAWSQTEDERLRECVQLYGEGKWHLVPQRSGLNRCRKSCRLRWLNYLKPNIKRGDFSEDEVDLIIRLHKLLGNRWSLIAGRIPGRTSNDVKNYWNTNMRRKVQSHSKDEENNNKNNVKESERSWKPHHQVIKPVPRALPKASPLVQRQFMSCSKVGVSEAVSAASENWWETLLDENEDNIAVNDDTCFPRAKDGSFELWNEELGSIASEFLAEGETWKDFLLN